In Meleagris gallopavo isolate NT-WF06-2002-E0010 breed Aviagen turkey brand Nicholas breeding stock chromosome 3, Turkey_5.1, whole genome shotgun sequence, one DNA window encodes the following:
- the LOC109366997 gene encoding uncharacterized protein LOC109366997 — translation MEVPPNWTCPVCGQVREDVTFVTPCNHQLCYGCAIWWAKKKPSCAVCGHKIITIRYSVRSDDDYLECSIPEPTGHSDDGLQDKQGPAEPVLIPPEHNFPAEVWAAFFNEHPEDLAPLLHWLQEEIQEMSSDEWWEVQVGQWTTVNFLCQHGLDQEALVRDLQPITSGDVAPFVQRLISIATALYGPEIRRQLDHRDGRAAGGQQDSPAASLNARASHQDLPASGTEELHGSSTGGPGHPSTATASAAEERQEEPGEAVAAGPSTQGRERLCGGPRRPPKRKTRSSPQDSPPPRKRRARQRH, via the coding sequence ATGGAAGTGCCACCCAACTGGACCTGCCCCGTCTGCGGGCAGGTTCGGGAGGATGTCACCTTTGTGACCCCCTGCAACCACCAGCTTTGCTATGGCTGTGCCATCTGGTGGGCTAAGAAGAAGCCGAGTTGTGCCGTATGTGGGCACAAAATCATCACCATCCGCTACTCGGTGAGGTCGGATGATGATTATCTTGAGTGTTCCATCCCCGAGCCCACGGGACACTCAGATGACGGCCTGCAGGATAAGCAGGGGCCTGCAGAGCCAGTGCTCATTCCACCTGAGCACAACTTCCCAGCCGAGGTCTGGGCTGCGTTTTTCAATGAACATCCGGAAGACCTCGCACCCCTGCTCCACTGGCTGCAGGAAGAGATCCAGGAGATGTCCAGCGATGAGTGGTGGGAAGTGCAAGTGGGACAGTGGACCACTGTGAACTTCCTATGTCAGCATGGGCTGGACCAAGAGGCCTTGGTGAGGGATCTGCAACCGATCACCAGTGGCGATGTAGCGCCCTTTGTACAGCGCCTGATCAGCATCGCCACAGCCCTGTATGGCCCCGAGATCCGCCGGCAGCTGGACCACCGGGATGGccgtgctgcaggagggcagcaggacagccctgcagccagcctCAACGCCAGAGCCTCCCATCAGGATCTTCCTGCCTCAGGGACTGAGGAGCTGCACGGCAGCTCTACTGGGGGACCTGGGCACCCCAGCACGGCCACTGCATCCGCTGCAGAAGAGCGGCAGGAGGAGCCAGGGGAGGCAGTAGCAGCGGGCCCTTCCACCCAGGGCAGAGAGCGCTTGTGTGGGGGGCCCCGGCGCCCCCCAAAGAGGAAGACCCGCAGCAGCCCCCAGGATTCTCCCCCACCCCGCAAGAGACGGGCCCGGCAGCGGCACTAG